A region of the Sphingomonas sp. S2-65 genome:
CGCATGCCGCCCGGCCGGGGCCGATGTCCGCGCTTGGGCATGTACGCACCTCCCGTTCGGATCAGAATACCGGAACGCCCGGGGAGTTCATTAACCCGCCGGATTTCTTGTGCATAGCGCGGGCCACGGCTGCGCACCGGCGCAGTTGGAACGCCGCGACCGCTGAACTGTTCTGCTTCCGATTCCATTTTCAACGGAGGCTGACATGGCACAGACCACGGCGACGCGGGACAAGAACGGGCGCTTCAAGCCCACGTCCACCACCAAATCGAGCGGCGGCAAGAGCGCCAACGGCAATCTGGGCATGATGGCCGGTGCAGTGGCAGGCGGCGCGGCGCTTGGCCTGCTCGCCATGCTGGGCCGCAAGGCCGCGGTACAGGCGCCGACCGCGCTGGCAGGCAATTGGGATGACGCGCTCAAGGCCGAACACGCCGCGACGCTGAAGGTGTTCGATGCCATCGAGGCAACCGACGAGAAGTCGACGATCAAGCGCGGCATGCTGCTGTCGCACCTGAAGCACGCGCTGATGAAGCATGCAGTCGAAGAGGAAAACGTGATCTACCCCGCGCTGCGCGAGATCGGCCAGCGCGAGGGCGCCGACGAGCTCAACAAGGAGCACGGCTATGTGAAGCAGTATCTCTACGAGTTGGAGAACATGCCGAACAATTCGCCCGAGTGGATCGCCAAGGTCCGCGCGTTCCGCGCCGATATCGAGCACCACATGAAGGAAGAGGAAGAGAACCTGTTCCCGATGCTCCGCGCGCAGCTGTCCGAGGAAAAGAACAAGCAGCTGACCGCGACGATGAACAAGGAAGGCTTCAAGGTCGCCTGAGCCTTCGATCCTCCCTCGCCGCGAGCGGGGGAGGATTTCCGCTATCGGCGCAATGCGACGACGCGGCTTCGATCGGTTTCGGGCACCAGGCCCTCCAGCACTGCCCAAAATCCGCCTACCGCGCCTTGGCCGGCGCTGGAATAGGCAGCGGAGAGCTTCTCCCGGAGCGATTCGAACAACTGCCCCTCCAGCTCGGCACCCGCCGCCGTCAGCCGCAGCAGCCGCTGGCGCCGGTCACGGTCGCCGGTGCGGGTTTCCACCAGGCCGCGCTCGGACAGTTCGCCCAATACGCGCCCGAGCGACTGCTTGGTGATCGCCAGCAGCGCCAGCAGCTCGCTTACGGTCACGTCGGGCTTGCGTGCGATGAAATAGAGCGCGCGATGATGCGCGCGCCCCAGTCCCTGCTTGGCCAGCGCCGCATCGATCGACCGCGTCAGGTGCGCATAGCCGAAATAGAGCAACTCGACGCCTCGGCGGATCTCCGGCTCACGCAGGAACAGGGGAGAAGCGGGAATTGGGACAGCCATGTTGACCATCTTTGCCACCGCGCCTAGGCCTTCGCAACCCGATGCCACCGGCCTATGGATGCCTGCATGCAAGACACGACCATCCTGGATTTCGAGTTCGAGGCCCACGCACAGCCGGTGACGGAGGCGGACCGCACGGCCCTTCTCACCAATCCCGGCTTCGGCAAGATCTTCACCGATCATATGGTGGTCATCCGCTACTCGGCAGAGCGCGGCTGGCACGATGCGCGGGTCCAGCCGCGCGGGCCGATCCAGATCGACCCGGCCTGCGCCGTGCTGCATTATGCGCAGGAGATCTTCGAGGGGCTCAAGGCCTATCGCCTCCCCGATGGTGGCGCGGCACTGTTCCGCGCCGGAGAGAATGCGCGCCGGTTCCGGGAATCGGCCGAGCGGATGGCCATGGCGCCTCTTCCGGAGGAGATGTTCCTGTCGTCGATCCGCGAGTTGGTACGCGTCGACCGTGACTGGATCCCCGAAGGCGACGGCGCGTCGCTCTATCTGCGCCCCTTCATGTTCGCGAGCGAGACCTTCCTGGGCGTGAAGCCGGCCAGCGAATATCTCTACATGGTGATCGCATCGCCGGCAGGCGCCTATTTCAAGGGCGGCGCTCCGTCGGTGACGCTTTGGACCTCCGAGCATTATACGCGGGCGGCGCGCGGCGGTACCGGCGCGGCAAAGTGCGGCGGCAACTACGCCGCAAGCCTGATCGCCCAGGCCGAGGCGATCCGCGAAGGCTGCGACCAGGTGGTGTTCCTCGACGCGGTCGAGAACCGCTATGTCGAGGAGCTGGGCGGCATGAACGTGTTCTTCGTGTTCGAGGACGGATCGGTCCAGACCCCTCCGCTGGGCGGGACGATCCTGCCGGGGATCACGCGCAACTCGTTGCTGACGCTCGCCCGTGATGCCGGGATCGACGTGCGCGAGGCGCCGTACAGCATGCAGGACTGGCAGAAGGATGCCGAAAGCGGACGGCTGCGGGAGGCATTCGCCTGCGGCACCGCGGCAGTGGTCACGCCGATCGGCCGGGTGCGCGGCCGCGGCTTCGACTTCACCATCGGCAATGGCGGCCCTGGCCTGCTTACCGAACGGCTGCGCGGCGCGCTTACGGCAATTCAGCGCGGAACTGCGCCCGACCCGCATGGCTGGGTTGAACGTCTGTTCTAAGGGGCTATAAGCCCGCTTCCCGTTGGGGCGTCGCCAAGTGGTAAGGCACCGGTTTTTGGTACCGGCATTCGTAGGTTCGAATCCTGCCGCCCCAGCCATTCATAAAATATCGTTTGTTATCAGGTGCTTACCGATGGTGCTGTAGCATTCGATTGTAGCACTTATTGTAGCACCTCGCTGGAGTCGTCACGGCCAGATTCATGACGAAGGTTGCACATCGAAAAAGTGTAAATCGGAAGGCTCGCATTAGGGAGGCGAGGCGGCGACGGCGAGATCAGAAAATCTACCGTTTTCTGCGGTTGATGGTCGACTATGCCGAGAGCCTGCATCGGTCCGCAGGGCATCCAGTCGAGTACCTATCAGTATACCTTGGGAAAGAGGGAATCCCCCAGAGGACTCTGACTCCCTTTCCAATCACAGAGCAAGAAAACGGACGGCCTATGCCGCAATGGGATGATCTGTCCGATTGGATGAAGATCCAGGTGATGGCGCTCACCTATGACAAGGAGTTCCTGACCTTCAACATCCGCATCCACCCAAACCTTGAGGATAGGTGGGTGGCAGCCGCAGCGGATCCCCGCGCGAAGATGCGTGATCGGGTCCGCAGCGAGCTCGATAAGGCTGTAGGAACCGGTCGAGAGTTCTTCTTTATCATCGAGGGGTGGAGCAAAGACACGAATGGGCCGACATACCTTCATCTGCATGGTGGTGCGGCAATCCGGGCCGCCGGAGATCACGTCAAAGTAGAGGCGGCCGTTGCTCGAGCAGCTGGACACGGTCAGCGAGGTTTCTCAGCTGTCCCGCGCGCGATCCACTCTGCAATGTTCAGCACTCACCAAGCAGCGTACGCCACGTACTTACTTAAAGCAGCCCGGCGGCCAGATCCACGTCTCCCTGACCGCCGAATGGCCGTCTCGAACTCCATGACGCAGACCGCTCGGCTATTCTGGGAGAGCATCAGCAGGCCGGTCTCGGAGTGGCGTGAACCGACTTCAATTTGAGCGACTGACCGGGACTGGGTACTCGGGAAGAATAGCCCATGCTCCCTCTCACGAAGCCACCCGACACGGGTCATCGTATCTCTCATAGTCGTGTCACTGACCACGAGAGAGGTGATTGATGCGAGCTTTTCAGATTGAAGCGTATGACGGTTTCGAGGCGACGATATTTGCCAAGAACAGGGAGGAGGCATCACGCATCTTCCGTACGCATTATCAGACGTACATGGGCACCTACCCGGTGAAGCTCATGATAGCTCCGTACCGACGACTCAGGCTTGAGATGCCGCGCAGGCACCTTGCTGAGGCGAAGGCTCGCAAGATCAGCGGCGTCGGCTACCACGTTCCAGGGAGGGGCTGGGCAGTAATCGCCCCCGACCTTGTGGTGGTGCTGGTCCCCCAACCCGTAGGAAGCAGCGACCTTGGCTGAAGCGGGTTCATGTTGGGGAGCGCGGTCGAACCGACGAGTTCTCTCAGTCAACCTACAGATTCTCCCGGCTACAGAGGCAGGCCAGAAAACAGCTGGCTTCCGTTATGGAGCGGAGACAGGTAACGTTGACCAACCGTCCGGCAAATCTGCGCAAGGCCTATCAGCATCGAGAAGACGGTCGCCCTCGGTGCTGAATGCGCCGGGAGCTTATCGTATCAGTCGTAGGCCCTTCTTAGCACCAGGCCTGTAGCGCGCTTGGGATCAATAGCGCCGCGCAGAGAGTCGAGAAACTTGCCGCGAGAAAACTTGCGCTGAAGTGGCTTACCGGTAGGAGTAAGTCGCAGTGGCACAAGGTTGAGTGTCGGACCTCGGGTTGCTCAGTCTGCGGTAGCCAGCGATAAGGGCATTGTGAACACGACGCCGGAAGCTCTAGCCCGCAAGGTCATCGATGGGCAGCTCGCGGCAGCGGGATGGGTGGTGCAGGATCGCGCCGAATTGAACCGAACTGCATCGCTGGGCGTCGCG
Encoded here:
- a CDS encoding hemerythrin domain-containing protein — protein: MAQTTATRDKNGRFKPTSTTKSSGGKSANGNLGMMAGAVAGGAALGLLAMLGRKAAVQAPTALAGNWDDALKAEHAATLKVFDAIEATDEKSTIKRGMLLSHLKHALMKHAVEEENVIYPALREIGQREGADELNKEHGYVKQYLYELENMPNNSPEWIAKVRAFRADIEHHMKEEEENLFPMLRAQLSEEKNKQLTATMNKEGFKVA
- a CDS encoding MarR family transcriptional regulator translates to MAVPIPASPLFLREPEIRRGVELLYFGYAHLTRSIDAALAKQGLGRAHHRALYFIARKPDVTVSELLALLAITKQSLGRVLGELSERGLVETRTGDRDRRQRLLRLTAAGAELEGQLFESLREKLSAAYSSAGQGAVGGFWAVLEGLVPETDRSRVVALRR
- a CDS encoding branched-chain amino acid aminotransferase; translated protein: MQDTTILDFEFEAHAQPVTEADRTALLTNPGFGKIFTDHMVVIRYSAERGWHDARVQPRGPIQIDPACAVLHYAQEIFEGLKAYRLPDGGAALFRAGENARRFRESAERMAMAPLPEEMFLSSIRELVRVDRDWIPEGDGASLYLRPFMFASETFLGVKPASEYLYMVIASPAGAYFKGGAPSVTLWTSEHYTRAARGGTGAAKCGGNYAASLIAQAEAIREGCDQVVFLDAVENRYVEELGGMNVFFVFEDGSVQTPPLGGTILPGITRNSLLTLARDAGIDVREAPYSMQDWQKDAESGRLREAFACGTAAVVTPIGRVRGRGFDFTIGNGGPGLLTERLRGALTAIQRGTAPDPHGWVERLF